In Prunus dulcis chromosome 2, ALMONDv2, whole genome shotgun sequence, a single genomic region encodes these proteins:
- the LOC117619161 gene encoding transcription termination factor MTERF6, chloroplastic/mitochondrial-like codes for MIQLCNLKTFRLVHSIFSCTFASKTNRVLVGDPKPSHFSLQSQLLCRHITSEISENQHNFTVTYLINTCGLSPEGAISASKWVELKSPERADSVLELLRNYGASQTQISKLIRSHPKLLSADPEKTLLPKLEFFSSLEISKVDLIKTLAFNPQLLAASLRNRILPTYNFLRSMLSEKNVVAVLKRNSWIFLESHRKHVVPNIGLLRESGMPQPCISLLLAHCTPALMLNPEKFGQLVGEVKEMGFNLEKSTSVNALCALCGKNKLVLNRSREVLKTWGWSEDDFLSAFRKNPICMIVSEKKLMQAMDLLVNKMGWSSGMIAKYPVVLGLSMEKRLIPRCSVVKVLLSKGFINENLNLGSLLKPAEKQFLENFVNGYLGKVPELLSVYQGKVDIQDV; via the coding sequence ATGATTCAACTCTGCAATTTGAAGACCTTCAGATTGGTTCACTCAATATTTTCTTGTACATTTGCTTCCAAAACAAACAGAGTGTTGGTTGGAGATCCAAAACCCTCACATTTTTCTCTTCAGAGTCAGTTGCTCTGCAGACACATCACCTCAGAAATCTCAGAAAACCAACACAATTTCACAGTCACTTACCTCATAAACACTTGCGGGTTGTCCCCAGAAGGAGCGATTTCAGCTTCTAAGTGGGTCGAGTTGAAGTCACCAGAAAGAGCAGACTCCGTTTTAGAGCTTCTGAGAAACTATGGAGCATCTCAAACCCAGATATCAAAGCTTATTAGGTCACATCCAAAACTTCTTTCAGCTGATCCTGAGAAAACCCTTTTGCCAAAGCTTGAGTTTTTCAGCTCTCTTGAAATTTCAAAGGTGGACCTTATAAAAACTCTGGCTTTTAATCCACAGCTTTTGGCAGCCAGCTTGAGAAATCGGATTTTGCCCACTTATAACTTCCTCAGGAGTATGCTCTCTGAGAAAAATGTTGTTGCTGTTTTAAAACGCAACTCATGGATTTTCTTGGAAAGTCACCGCAAGCATGTTGTTCCAAATATTGGGCTTTTGAGAGAATCGGGTATGCCTCAACCATGCATTTCTTTGTTGTTAGCTCACTGTACTCCCGCTTTGATGTTAAATCCTGAAAAATTTGGTCAACTTGTGGGTGAGGTTAAGGAAATGGGATTTAATCTGGAAAAATCAACTTCAGTGAATGCCCTGTGTGCATTGTGTGGTAAGAATAAGTTGGTATTGAATAGAAGTCGTGAAGTTCTTAAGACATGGGGTTGGTCTGAGGATGATTTTCTCTCCGCTTTCAGGAAGAACCCAATTTGTATGATTGTCTCGGAGAAGAAACTTATGCAAGCAATGGATCTTTTAGTGAACAAGATGGGATGGTCGTCAGGAATGATTGCCAAATATCCTGTGGTCCTCGGTCTCAGTATGGAGAAGAGACTTATCCCAAGGTGCTCTGTTGTTAAAGTTCTGTTGTCGAAAGGTTTCATAAATGAGAACTTGAATCTGGGTTCTCTGCTGAAACCGGCAGAGAAGCAGTTCTTGGAGAATTTTGTGAACGGATATCTTGGCAAAGTACCTGAACTGTTAAGTGTGTATCAAGGGAAGGTAGATATCCAGGATGTCTGA